A region from the Cystobacter ferrugineus genome encodes:
- a CDS encoding helix-turn-helix domain-containing protein, producing the protein MDDDVLRKNIGAGARKARNALGLTQAEVAAQADLSAQVYGRIERGHLMPSVGAFVRIARALCTDANALLGMNQDGAALETNRSPEVQRAVLLMREWPESKVRAGCELLRVLHGVATRDE; encoded by the coding sequence GTGGATGATGACGTTCTGCGGAAGAACATAGGTGCTGGCGCGCGGAAGGCTCGCAATGCACTGGGGCTCACGCAAGCTGAGGTGGCAGCCCAGGCGGATTTGAGCGCTCAGGTTTACGGCCGCATTGAGCGAGGCCACTTGATGCCATCAGTGGGAGCGTTCGTGAGGATCGCGCGGGCGCTCTGCACTGATGCAAATGCGTTGCTCGGCATGAACCAGGACGGCGCAGCTTTGGAGACGAACCGTTCACCGGAGGTACAACGCGCCGTGCTCCTCATGCGCGAGTGGCCAGAATCGAAGGTCAGGGCAGGATGCGAGCTGCTGCGCGTCCTCCACGGTGTCGCTACTCGTGATGAGTAG